DNA from Microbacterium foliorum:
GCATCCAGGCGAAGTCCCGATCCCGCAGCGAGGCGAGCAGCCGCCGGTCGCCCCGGGCAGCCACGGGCTCGGCGGCGGCCCATTCGGTGGTGGGTCGCACGGAGGCCGGTTCGGCGGGGGCCGGCGGGTCGGGCAGGAGCAGCGCCGCCGCCGACCCGACCAGGGCGATCACGGCGGCGAGCAGCAGATATCCCTCGCGGATGCCGAGGCCCAGCAGCACGACGAGGCCGACGCCGAGCACGATTCCGACCGCCTGACTCGATCCGACGGCAGCGGATGCCGCGCCGCGCTGCGTCGAGGGCAGCTGATCGGCGATCAACGCGGTGAACGCGGCGGACGACACAGCCACACCGATGGAGACGCCGACCCAGGCGCCACCGACGGCCCAAGCCCCCTCGCTGAACCCCGTGACGATCAGGAACGCGGAGGTGCACAGCACCCCGCCCAGAGCCCACGGGCGTCGACGATGGCGTCCGCGGCGGGTGCGGTCCGAGAGCGTGCCCGCGACGGGGCCGGCCACGATCCCCGCCAGCCCGCCGATGCCGAGCACGAAGCCCGAGGAGATGACTCCGGGGATCCAGTCCTCATCAGAGGTGTTGAGCTGCAGCGGGAGCAGAAGCTGTACCGGTGTCAGCTGCACCGTCCAGATCGCCAGCCACGCCAGGGTGAACACGGTCATCCACCGCGCCCCGATTCCGCGCGCCGCGCTCATCGATGTCCGCAGTGACGGTGGGGAGGGCGCATGAGGTTCCTCGGCAGGGGTCGGGATCAAAGTGTCCGGTCATGATGATCATGCACCCAGACCCCGGCCGCGCGCGATGGGACGTTCCGGATCGACACCGGCAGATCCTCCCGCAGGCGGTGTCGGGCGATGCGCCCGATTGCTGGTAGAGTTGGTTCTTGGCTTGCGTGTGGGTTCTTCCCTCACGACCGCCGTGTGGAAGCCCTCTTCTTCTGCCGGCATCTCCTAACAACTCCGTACAGAAAGCGTCCACACGTGGCAAACATCAAGTCGCAGATCAAGCGCAACAAGACCAACGACAAGGCTCACGAGCGCAACAAGGCCGTGAAGAGCGAGCTGAAGACGCACATCCGCGCGACGCGCGCTGCTGTCGTCTCCGGCGACAAGGCCGCAGCCGAGGCTGCCCTGAAGGCTGCCGCCCGCAAGCTCGACAAGGCCGTCAGCAAGGGTGTCATCCACCAGAACCAGGCTGCGAACCGCAAGTCCTCCATCGCCAAGCAGGTTTCCGCTCTCTGAGCAGATCCACCTCGCTTGAGGGTGTGACAAGAGCCCGTCCCGTTCGCGGGGCGGGCTCTTTCGCGTGCTCGGCAGGACGCACGGATCGGGACGGGTATGCTCTGCTCTGCTCGGCTCTGCTCAGTGCGAGGGCCGACAGAGGCGCGGCTCACTCCCCGAACGGCTGGCGGGTGGCGATGACCGTGAGCATCCGCTCGAGCGCGAAGATAGGGTCACGCGCAGCACCCTTGACCTCGGCGTCGGCACGAGCCGTCGCCTGGATCGCCATGCCGAGAGAGCGCTCATTCCATCCGGCGAGATCGCGCCGCGCGCGATCCACCTGCCAGTCCTTCATTCCCAGCCGCTGCGCGAGCTGGCGGCTGGGCTCACGGTTGCCGGCGACACGGGCCATGGTGCGCAGCTTCATGGCGAAGGCGGCGACCATCGGCACCGGATCGGCACCGGATGCGAGCGCGTGACGAAGAGCGACGAGAGCCTCACCGTAGCGCCCCGCGATCGCGGTGTCGGCGACGACGAACGCCGACACCTCGACGCGTCCGCCGTAGTACTTGGTGACGACCTCTTCGGTGATGTCGCCCTCGACATCGCCGATCAGCTGCTGACACGCCGCGGCGAGCTCGGTGAGATCATCGGCGAAAGCCGAGACGAGAGCGCGCAGAGCCGGGGGCGCGATGCGCTTCTTCGCCGCCGCGAACTCCCCCGCTGCGAAGTCGACACGATCTCCGTCGCGCTTGATCGCCGGGCACGGGATCTCGATGCCCTCTCCGGTGCCCGCGCGGAGCGCATCGAGCAGCTTCTTGCCCCTGACGCTGGCGCCGGTGTGGCGGAGGATGACCGTGGCCCCCTCCTGGGGGTGTTCGAGATACGACACGGCCTCCTGGAGGAAGGCATCGGAGCACTTCTCCACACCGGAGACACGCACCAGACGAGGCTCGCCGAACAGAGACGGCGAGGTGAGCGACAGCAGCGTGCCCGGCGCGTAGTCGTCGGCCCGAACATCGCTCACTTCGAGTGCGGGGTCTTCGGTGCGGAGATAGTCGCGCACTCCCGCGATCGCCCGCTCGGCGCACAC
Protein-coding regions in this window:
- the holA gene encoding DNA polymerase III subunit delta, which gives rise to MAASRPPARGGAKATKIAQVSWRDPRPAPVVLVFGPEEVCAERAIAGVRDYLRTEDPALEVSDVRADDYAPGTLLSLTSPSLFGEPRLVRVSGVEKCSDAFLQEAVSYLEHPQEGATVILRHTGASVRGKKLLDALRAGTGEGIEIPCPAIKRDGDRVDFAAGEFAAAKKRIAPPALRALVSAFADDLTELAAACQQLIGDVEGDITEEVVTKYYGGRVEVSAFVVADTAIAGRYGEALVALRHALASGADPVPMVAAFAMKLRTMARVAGNREPSRQLAQRLGMKDWQVDRARRDLAGWNERSLGMAIQATARADAEVKGAARDPIFALERMLTVIATRQPFGE
- the rpsT gene encoding 30S ribosomal protein S20, whose amino-acid sequence is MANIKSQIKRNKTNDKAHERNKAVKSELKTHIRATRAAVVSGDKAAAEAALKAAARKLDKAVSKGVIHQNQAANRKSSIAKQVSAL
- a CDS encoding MFS transporter, producing MTVFTLAWLAIWTVQLTPVQLLLPLQLNTSDEDWIPGVISSGFVLGIGGLAGIVAGPVAGTLSDRTRRGRHRRRPWALGGVLCTSAFLIVTGFSEGAWAVGGAWVGVSIGVAVSSAAFTALIADQLPSTQRGAASAAVGSSQAVGIVLGVGLVVLLGLGIREGYLLLAAVIALVGSAAALLLPDPPAPAEPASVRPTTEWAAAEPVAARGDRRLLASLRDRDFAWMLAGRLVTNIGNALGTALFLFFLLHGLHQETTVAQDNLLLLIVVYTLFVVLAAVGTGILSDRTGDRRTLTVAATLVQAASGVVIAVVPTFEATMVAAALMGLGYGAFSTVGLAFAADLLPDEKDHARDLGIVSVTAALGQLIGPVLGAGLVALVGGFWLVFVAAAVLSLVGGALTALARQTARHPLPPA